In Salarias fasciatus chromosome 4, fSalaFa1.1, whole genome shotgun sequence, the DNA window AGGAGATCCAGATGCTGATGAGCCGACAGGAGATGCTGTGCACGGTGCACTACCCCGGCCCCGGGTCCTGCCAGCTCTACATCAGCTCCCACACCACTGCCAATGAGGTTTGCGAGCGTTTATATGCGTGTTCCTCTTGGCAAGGCAGCTTCTCATGTGTTCCCGCTCAGAGCTTCTTAGCGTAGCCCGATGCCGTGAGAATCTCCAAAAAACTGACTTCCTGCCTCCTCTTTTGTGATTCTTGACACACGCGAGTTTAACCCCGTCTGTTTTTGTTCCACccatccccccctcctccccctcctccagctggttcGGAGGATGCAGGAGAAGCTGGGCCTGCAGGACAGCAAGAACACATTTGCACTGTACAAGCAGAACGCACTGTGGGAGCAGCCGGTCGCGGGCGGCGCGCTGATCGCAGACATCCTGACCAGGTACGGACATCTCTGAGAATTTTATTGTGCTAATTTATGCTAAAAGGCTTGAAAAGTCTTGACACAATGATCCCAAGTGGACAGTCCTGCAGTCGAAACGCCTCGTCCCGAAGCCCACCACAGGACTTTGTCACCAGTTCGAGGAAAAACGCCGCCGACAGTGATCGACACTGTATTTGTTTTCTCCTGAATGTTATCTGGAAATATCCAGCAGATAGCTGCCGACCTTGTCTGGTCCGGCTGCTCAAACACAGGTTTCTGGCTGGGAAGCTGGACTCCTGTCCTGATGTGTGTCACGGCGGCTGAAGCCTGATGTCATATGATTGCCGAAGGCATAGCCGCGCGATAAGGAAATGAAAAGGAGCCGTGTTTCTCTAACAGGTCCGCTCGGCGCTGAGTGGCGTTTGGGCAAACATGAAACCCGCTGAAGTGCAGCGGAGGCGGTGAAAGTACTCAGATACCAGCGTAAAGGATAAAAGTACCGATTTAACATATTTACTTAAATGAAAGCAATAAAGTACAGTTCACTGTAATGACTGTGGTACttattattgcaaaaaaaaaaaaaaacatacagtttTACATAAATGTTTCACTAAAGAATaatgttaaattaaaatgaGTGCAACTTTAAAGCTGTAAATTTAACTGAATGTAACAAGTATAAAAatacagaagcagaaaaaagggAGATGTGAGAGGAGATATGTTATTTTCCAGCTGTGAACTACGGTGTTGCACATGGTGGCGGCAATATCTCCACATGTTATGTAACGGTGTTAATGCGTAACACATTACCACAGAGCCTCTTTTCTCTGACTccttcgtctctctctctctctcctgcgcAGCCTCACCGCCAAAGAGCCAGAGTCCAAAGCCCAGTGGAAGCTGTGCTTCAAGCTCTACTGCCTGCTGGACGCTGACAGCATATCAGTGGACAGCATCGAGTATTTCTTCCTCTTCGAGCAGGTAATGGAGCAGAACACGAGaaagaagcccccccccccccccgcccccccacctaACAGCTGAAGAGACTGTTCCCGTGCTGATAATGAGATCTAATTTATCGTCCAGCGGTGATTCATTCCCCTGATTTTTATTGGGATCATTTGCGTTGGTGCCTGACGGTGAGCAATCGCAGCTTTGTGATGTCTTTCGGGCTGTGATTGCAGTAAAAAGCGTGACTAAGAGCGCTGGCCGGCGAGCAGCGGGGGTAAAGCACACAGCCAGCGCTGGCTTCATTAGAACATTTTTTTCCCGAGGACTCCTATAAAAAGAGTTATGGGACAAAGTAAAACAGGGAGGGGTGCGGAGGCTTGATGACAGGACTGAGGCTTTTCCTGATCCCTACCTTCTCTCTGTGCCCCCGCCTTGACCTCGGCGCCGCAGTGCCATGAGATGGTGGTGCGCGGCCAGCTGCCGGCCTGCGAGGAGGACCTGCAGGCGCTGGCCGCCCTGAGGCTGCAGTGCCTGGTGGGGGACTTCAGCACGCACGCCCCCTGCCCGCCGCTGGACGAGCTGTTCCCGGGCGACACGCTGGAGGCCCGGGTCCTCATGTCgctggcggcggcgccgggctgcCCCGCCGCCCAGCGCTTCCACACGGGCCTCCTGGCGGGGACGCTGTGGAGccacgcggcggcggcggcggcgcacaagcagagggtggagcaggaCCTGCGCCTGCGGAGCCggctgaaggaggaggcggCCGCCGTCATGGGAGCCATCCTGGAGCGCTGGAAAGGGCTGGCCGGCTACAGCCGCAGGGACAGCATCGCCGCCTACCTCACCATCGCACGCCAGTGGTCGGGCTTCGGATGCACTCTTTACGAAGTGGACTTTTATATCGTGAGTACTGTGAGACGTTGCTCTCGCTTCAGAGGTGACTGAAGGGACGAACTCTGACACCGGCTGCCTTCCTCCTGCCTGCAGAGCTCGACGGGGAGCTTCTCCCAGAAGCTGTGGCTGGGCGTCGCCGCTACATCCGTGTCTCTGTACAAGCAAGGCGAGTCGGAGGCGCTGGAGTCCTTCCCTTACGGGCAGATCTGCTCCTACGGCGTCTCCGACAGCAACACCTTCAAGATCACAGCTGGAGATCGGGATCTGCTCTTCGAAACCACCAAGGTATCACGGACTCCGAATCCACAGATCCTGTTGCTTTTACACTCAAAACGTAGAAACTAAACAGCAAACTTTAAtccgtttcctttttttaaaatgtcagctGTGAATCGCTCAGCTTCAGTATGAAAGAGGGTTGTCAGGAAGTCCCTCTCCGTGTTCCTGTACTGAACTTTGACATACTGTCTCCAGCATACTGAGGATCCAGTTTGTTTACAGCGCAGCGCCAAGTGGCCTTATCATCACATACTGTTCTGTACTGCTCCCTCCCCCCCCAGCCCCTCGTCCCACTTTAGGGACGCCCGTTAGTTTGTCCTAAATAGAGAGCCCGCAACCTGcgtccccccctccagctgacGGCGGCCTCCGAGGGTCCCGCTTCCTGCACGCGGCTGAGTTTTATTGCTGCGGTTAGATTAAAATATTAGGCAAAACATTTCTCAGAAATATGGACATGcttccaaactttttttttttttttctcctctcccctgAGAACAAATCTCGCCTTTCACTGAGTTGATTTCTCTTGCATCTTCCCACacggaacagaaaaaaaaaatccctctgtgATCTCCGCCGGGGCACAAAAGTggttcttatttatttattggagaCACAGGCGAATTAAAGTGCAGCTGAGGAAGGcttttatgaagccgctctgaGAGGAATGGTCCGGTAGCTGCTGGCCgaggagcaggaaggaggaagaggaggaggaggaggagggggggggggattatgGTCGGGCCTGGAGCTGACGGTTAGTTCAAGATTAACCGCCGATTTGAGGCTTGTAGTTAAAGTTGAAGAGCAGGTGACGGTTAAAAACCCAAAGAACGAGAAAGTTTGCTCAGAGTGCGATTCGGCGGTGTGGGTTAGTGGAAAGAGACGCCGGCTCTGCCCTCCCTGCAGcgcttctctttctcttcctttctctctctctctctttttttttggttgcaacagctgcaggacaaAATCTGTCAAAGTGTTGAGATGTGCACACACATGTACGGCTCGTAAAGTTTTTCCTCCGCCAAGTGACGTCATCACGCGCCGCTTCTGGACCATCCAGTTCTTCCAGCAGCTGGATGACATCAGGGCTCTCCACCCTGCTGTGACGGTGCCAGACGACACTGAGGCTGCCACCCgtctgacctctctctctctccctctctctctctctctctctcggccaCAGCTGACTGAGATCATGCAGCTGATGAATGCGTACTTCAGTGCCATCCATCGCCAGCGAGGCAAAGGGGAGGACTCGGACCTCGCCATCACCGACGGGACGGAGGTGGGCTTCCGCCGCCTGGGCTCGGCGCCGCCCCCGGCCCTCCTGGAGCTGCCCTCGCACCCGGTCTGAAGAGGACGGGaagcgccgctcctcctgccCGACCACGGGTTCCCACCATCTTCActtctcccctcctccacccccctcccccctcaaaTGAGGCCGAGTCCCAGTTCCTTCTGGACCCTGGGCGCCTCCTCCGCTGGGAACGGCAGCACAGCCAAAACAAAGAGACGGCTGTTTTCACTCCCCATCCATGAAAAATAAACCCCTGGCTCGAGCTTTCCAGTCCGAGGAGCCAGCCAATGAAGGAGAGAAGTGggatgaagggggggggggcggagtggggtgggggggctggggaAGGCAACGGGGCTCTGTTTAGCAAGTGAGGGCCAGAAAGCCCACAGAAACCAATGTGGTCGCTGATGAGGTgtcgcgcgcacacacacacacacaccccagctTGTCATGCAACCGTCCCCGTTCCCCTACATGGCAATACACACCTCCAgtgacccccctcccccccccctcctggagAATGTGAGACTTTGGCGTGAGCCTTCCTGCGACATCGGGGAGAGTCGGTCGAGACATTAAACTGACTTGGAGTGAAAagacactctctcacacacacactctctcaaaGTGTGCCATTTCTGCGTCGCCTTTCTTCTTCATGCACTGCTGGAATAGTGTTGAGAAcactcagtgacacacacacacacacacacacacacacacacacacacacacactcgagccATGTGAACTCTGAACTGGAAACAGATGTTGGGCTCGGCTGCCACCAAGCCTCTCACCTTGGGGACGATGGGCTCTGTGACTGGGAGCCGGTAtgcctgcgtgcgtgtgtgtgtgttttcgtttGAACACAGAAACCAAAGCGTTTGGGAGCTGTCTGGTTTCCCCCGTTGCCGCGCTGCCTCGTCTCGGCCGCGATCCGTGACGGGAAACTTGGTTAACACTTGACTGATTGGGTAATTTTTATGTACGTCAGCTGCCATCCTAACTCAGCTCTGTTCCGCTGAGAGAAAATAATAACAGGTgcttctttgtttattttcccaGAGCAGTGAAGAAAATTCACACAAgaagtggctgtgtgtgtgcttcccgCTCAGGCTGCCCCTTCAACTTTTCTAATCAGGCCATGGAtatttttatagctttttttaCCGTCCTATATGTCTTAACTGCAGAcccaggctgttttttttttttttttttttttaattaggtttGCTTGAACGGATTGTTGAGGCTGTGTCTCCTGAAGCAGCTCACGTGTGAATCCTGTGTAGCTCCCTGTTTGTGTTCACTATCTTGAGTATTCTTGAGAAGCCAAAGTTTTTTTGCCAAGTCATGGGTTTGAGCACGGACCAAAGACgttctgtttagttttttttcccccccccctctcctcaaTAAATAAGCTTTAACAAGTAATTAACCCTTTACACGGACAGGTCCCACAGACACCAGACTTCCTGTACTGTACATTGTACAAGTTATGTTTTTATAGTAGAGACCATAGAGGCTTATAAAGATAATACTGTTGTACTGTTTGCTACTCGTCCACCACGCAATAACCAGAACTGAAGTCGTCTCACCACGAAAGGCCTTGACAAGTCATTGCACAGTCAGCCCCGTCTCCTGCCCACAAAGCAGGTCTTTTGCTTTTTCtactgcagctgcaggcagctCCGAGCTACACGTTTgtaaagaagaagaatcaaACTGCAGATGTCGCTTTGTATTAAGCTTGTTTGTATGCTGCATGGTACCTTTTTATGTAATATGTGTACAGTTAATTGCACTATTGTT includes these proteins:
- the plekhh3 gene encoding pleckstrin homology domain-containing family H member 3 translates to MPLQGVCWFLCCRQGFSLLGRDYGEKEEEESFELRNKEDLTPNGRTPAEVTVSQPTRTANGTNGHTVSEAPDEMRSLIIEKSKMGLEEDPEVLVKGWLLLEVRGKWIKQRRYWFVLSQDSLDYYMGSEKGARRLGTLVLTNLCSVIWPDKQTYKETGYWSITVYGRAHCYRLFTKHFNEAVHWACAVQKIIDTKSPVETPTQLLIRDIEENKFNPEVVEHIYQHNPILKYTQGPLYAPLLPFPYGSLEHTYHSGKGYGSVREEAVKLFNCLQQLESAREPVPIIQGVLQTCLDLRPLRDEVYCQLVKQTSYTPSPYTAAHLRYWQLLTCMSCTFLPGPTVLKYLRFHLKRIQSQSPESEMDNYASFISEALEKTKFRESVPSWEEIQMLMSRQEMLCTVHYPGPGSCQLYISSHTTANELVRRMQEKLGLQDSKNTFALYKQNALWEQPVAGGALIADILTSLTAKEPESKAQWKLCFKLYCLLDADSISVDSIEYFFLFEQCHEMVVRGQLPACEEDLQALAALRLQCLVGDFSTHAPCPPLDELFPGDTLEARVLMSLAAAPGCPAAQRFHTGLLAGTLWSHAAAAAAHKQRVEQDLRLRSRLKEEAAAVMGAILERWKGLAGYSRRDSIAAYLTIARQWSGFGCTLYEVDFYISSTGSFSQKLWLGVAATSVSLYKQGESEALESFPYGQICSYGVSDSNTFKITAGDRDLLFETTKLTEIMQLMNAYFSAIHRQRGKGEDSDLAITDGTEVGFRRLGSAPPPALLELPSHPV